A region of Rhodothermales bacterium DNA encodes the following proteins:
- a CDS encoding DUF434 domain-containing protein, which yields MSPDRRKHRGPHPDDRGLFSDEVVPILREAGSHLSWLLTRGYTIRSSLKLVGDRYQLHERQRIAIRRASCSKQSRDDRTSRLLSPSETRGQALQVDGLNVIVSVEAAIAGGVLLLCQDDTIRDLASVHGSYRKVDETTLAVRLIGNELETTAPESTEWLIDRPVSNSGRLAEIIRTEATRRGASWSVELVTNPDRILKSSELVAASSDSAVLDRTARWLNLTRNVIDTYIPEAWIIDLRLPPSASN from the coding sequence ATGAGCCCGGACCGCCGCAAACACAGAGGACCGCACCCCGATGATCGCGGCCTGTTCTCCGATGAGGTCGTACCCATCCTTCGTGAGGCCGGGAGTCATCTTTCGTGGTTGTTGACTCGCGGATACACGATCCGATCGTCTCTCAAGCTTGTCGGTGATCGATACCAGCTGCATGAAAGGCAGCGGATCGCGATCCGACGCGCGTCCTGTTCGAAACAGTCGCGAGATGATCGCACATCGCGTCTCCTGTCGCCGAGCGAGACCCGTGGCCAGGCACTTCAAGTCGACGGCCTCAACGTGATCGTGTCGGTCGAAGCAGCAATCGCCGGCGGCGTCCTCCTCCTCTGTCAGGACGACACGATCCGCGACCTCGCCAGTGTGCACGGGTCGTACCGGAAAGTCGACGAGACCACCCTTGCCGTTCGTTTGATAGGAAACGAGTTGGAAACGACGGCTCCGGAATCAACGGAATGGTTGATTGATCGGCCGGTGTCCAACAGCGGACGGCTTGCGGAGATCATTCGGACAGAAGCAACGCGGCGCGGGGCATCCTGGAGCGTCGAACTCGTCACAAACCCGGACCGTATACTGAAATCATCGGAGTTGGTCGCGGCCAGCTCTGACTCGGCCGTCCTCGATCGGACCGCGCGCTGGCTAAACCTGACGCGGAACGTCATCGATACCTACATTCCGGAGGCATGGATAATTGACCTCCGGCTACCCCCGTCGGCATCGAACTAA